A genome region from Sphingobacteriaceae bacterium GW460-11-11-14-LB5 includes the following:
- a CDS encoding peptidase S41 gives MKKNTRNNILIAVSYSVILIVGMFLGIKFIKDQGFGIKKSPQLASNSDEKLNEILHIINGNYVDDINTDSLQNLPIDSVLHQLDPHSVYLPPTDAQDMTDNLEGNFEGVGIEYYMLNDTMMVTGVVKDGPAYQAGIKLGDKILSIDTAVVSGRNLPKDQLTGRFKGRSGTGVSVVLLHPGAPQSNRIMVTRGKVNISSIDAAYMINNETGYVRISKFGANTDNDFSAAANNLKARGMKKLILDLRDNGGGYFTAATGLADQFLAENKLIVYTQGKHEPRTDYFSTGTGAFQNGKLAVLINENTASASEIVAGAIQDLGRGIIVGRRSFGKGLVQEQFAFGDGSALNLTIARYYTPSGRSIQKSYKKGYDAYKHELDERMMDGELTGDRTSFQDSIEKAEGVNVQPGRKIKPIGGIQPDVFVKLDTTGYNKFYSNLVSKKVLSDYVFNVLTNKYSASFVEQNINIFTMNDNDFKDFIGFLQRKNVTIDRFQLYNSKNVILNDLKALLCRYYLGDVGYYKAANQTDNAVRQALLNLQ, from the coding sequence ATGAAAAAAAATACCCGAAATAACATACTGATCGCTGTAAGCTATTCTGTAATTTTAATAGTGGGTATGTTTTTGGGCATAAAATTTATTAAAGATCAAGGCTTTGGCATTAAAAAGAGTCCTCAGCTAGCCAGCAATAGCGACGAAAAATTAAACGAAATCCTACACATCATCAACGGCAATTATGTTGATGACATCAATACCGATTCGCTTCAGAATTTACCTATCGATAGCGTTTTACACCAACTCGATCCGCATAGTGTTTACCTGCCACCAACTGATGCGCAAGATATGACCGATAACCTGGAAGGGAACTTTGAAGGTGTAGGCATAGAATATTACATGCTTAACGATACCATGATGGTGACCGGTGTGGTTAAAGACGGACCGGCTTACCAAGCGGGCATTAAATTGGGCGATAAAATCCTGAGTATTGATACGGCTGTAGTAAGCGGACGAAACCTGCCCAAAGATCAACTTACCGGTCGTTTTAAAGGTAGATCAGGTACTGGTGTGAGTGTAGTCCTTTTACACCCGGGCGCTCCGCAAAGTAACCGCATTATGGTTACCCGTGGAAAAGTAAACATCAGTAGCATTGATGCCGCCTACATGATCAATAACGAAACAGGTTATGTGCGGATTAGTAAATTTGGCGCCAATACCGATAACGATTTCTCTGCTGCAGCCAATAACCTGAAAGCAAGGGGCATGAAAAAACTGATTCTTGATTTACGTGATAATGGCGGTGGTTATTTTACCGCAGCTACAGGTTTGGCCGACCAGTTTTTAGCAGAGAATAAACTTATCGTGTATACACAGGGCAAACACGAACCACGTACCGATTATTTCTCTACCGGAACAGGTGCTTTTCAAAATGGTAAACTGGCGGTGTTGATTAATGAAAATACCGCATCTGCCAGCGAAATTGTAGCTGGGGCCATTCAGGATTTGGGGCGCGGGATTATAGTTGGCCGCCGCTCTTTTGGTAAAGGTTTGGTACAGGAACAATTTGCCTTTGGCGATGGCTCAGCGCTGAACTTAACCATCGCGAGATATTATACCCCATCCGGCCGTAGCATTCAAAAATCGTACAAGAAAGGTTATGATGCCTACAAACATGAATTAGACGAACGCATGATGGATGGAGAGCTTACCGGAGACCGTACCTCTTTTCAGGATTCTATTGAGAAAGCTGAAGGCGTAAATGTTCAGCCTGGCAGAAAAATTAAGCCCATTGGTGGTATCCAGCCAGATGTATTTGTGAAATTAGATACAACAGGCTACAATAAGTTTTACAGTAACCTGGTGAGCAAGAAAGTACTTTCTGATTATGTATTTAATGTCCTCACCAATAAGTACAGCGCCAGTTTTGTAGAGCAGAACATCAATATTTTTACCATGAACGATAACGACTTTAAAGACTTTATCGGGTTTCTACAACGCAAAAATGTAACAATAGATCGTTTCCAGTTATACAATTCGAAAAATGTGATCTTAAACGACCTTAAAGCTTTGCTTTGTCGCTATTACCTGGGCGATGTGGGCTACTACAAGGCAGCAAACCAGACCGACAATGCGGTAAGGCAAGCACTCCTTAACCTTCAGTAG
- a CDS encoding N-acetylmuramic acid 6-phosphate etherase codes for MNRVTEQESNYDHIDQMSVLEVLQGINNEDKTVAFAVEKSLPQIEKLTSAVAERMKKGGRLFYIGAGTSGRLGVVDASECPPTYGVPFDWVVGIIAGGDTAIRRAVEFAEDDAEQAWKDLQEFEINEKDCLVGLAASGTTPYVIGGLNTARKHGILTGCIVCNTGGPIAAESDFPVEVVVGPEFVTGSTRMKSGTAQKLVLNMLSTTVMVQLGRVVGNKMVDMQLTNHKLVDRGTQMVADELNIGYEEAAELLTRYGSVRKAVAARH; via the coding sequence ATGAATAGAGTTACCGAGCAAGAATCTAACTATGACCACATCGATCAGATGTCGGTGTTAGAAGTTTTGCAGGGCATTAATAACGAAGATAAAACTGTAGCATTTGCAGTTGAAAAATCTTTGCCTCAGATCGAAAAATTAACTTCGGCAGTTGCCGAGCGCATGAAAAAAGGTGGTCGTCTTTTTTATATTGGTGCAGGTACGAGCGGCCGTTTGGGTGTAGTAGATGCATCAGAATGCCCGCCTACATATGGTGTTCCTTTTGATTGGGTTGTTGGGATAATTGCCGGTGGCGATACTGCAATTAGAAGAGCAGTAGAATTTGCTGAAGATGATGCCGAACAAGCCTGGAAAGATCTTCAGGAATTTGAAATTAATGAAAAAGATTGTTTGGTTGGCCTGGCCGCATCGGGTACTACACCGTATGTAATTGGTGGTTTAAACACGGCACGTAAGCATGGCATTTTAACGGGTTGCATTGTTTGTAATACCGGCGGACCTATTGCTGCAGAATCGGATTTTCCGGTTGAAGTGGTGGTTGGACCTGAGTTTGTTACCGGTTCTACACGGATGAAATCGGGCACTGCACAGAAACTGGTGTTAAACATGTTAAGCACTACTGTTATGGTTCAACTGGGGCGTGTTGTGGGTAATAAAATGGTTGATATGCAGTTAACCAATCATAAACTGGTAGACCGCGGTACACAAATGGTTGCCGATGAGTTAAATATTGGTTATGAGGAAGCCGCCGAATTGTTAACCCGTTACGGAAGTGTACGTAAAGCTGTTGCAGCAAGACATTAA